One region of Exiguobacterium acetylicum genomic DNA includes:
- a CDS encoding DUF554 domain-containing protein: MVLTGTLVNTVLIIIGTLLGLMFHRIPERMKETVLQAIGLAVVVLGIQMGMKSTNFLIVIGSLVLGGAIGEWFRLDEKLDRMGAWLERKISRGRPSNIAEGFVTATLIFVIGAMGVLGALDGGLRQDHDVLYTKGLIDGFTALVLSSTLGIGVMFSAIPVFLYQGAIALSAVAITKFIPDAALQEFILEMTATGGVMIAAIGLNLAGITKIRVANLLPGIVIVAVIVTGLHLF; the protein is encoded by the coding sequence ATGGTTTTAACAGGTACACTCGTCAATACCGTCCTGATCATCATTGGGACGTTGCTCGGATTGATGTTCCACCGGATTCCGGAACGGATGAAGGAGACGGTCTTGCAAGCGATTGGTCTAGCCGTCGTCGTGCTCGGGATCCAGATGGGGATGAAAAGCACGAACTTCTTGATCGTCATCGGTAGTCTCGTTCTCGGAGGTGCGATCGGAGAATGGTTCCGCCTCGATGAGAAGCTCGATCGGATGGGGGCATGGCTCGAACGTAAAATCAGTCGCGGTCGACCATCGAATATCGCCGAAGGCTTCGTTACCGCGACGTTGATTTTCGTCATTGGAGCGATGGGTGTCCTCGGTGCGCTCGACGGTGGACTGCGTCAGGATCACGACGTCCTCTATACGAAGGGATTGATTGACGGCTTCACGGCGCTTGTCCTCAGTTCAACGCTCGGAATCGGCGTCATGTTCTCGGCGATTCCTGTCTTCCTCTATCAGGGGGCGATTGCACTGAGTGCCGTTGCGATCACGAAGTTCATTCCCGACGCCGCGCTGCAAGAATTCATCTTGGAGATGACGGCGACCGGTGGAGTGATGATTGCAGCGATCGGTCTCAATCTCGCCGGAATCACGAAAATCCGTGTCGCGAACTTGTTACCGGGCATCGTCATCGTCGCTGTCATCGTGACGGGCTTACATCTATTCTAA
- a CDS encoding NUDIX hydrolase encodes MDRYTLCLIRHADHFLLVNRQKRPAMGMWNGVGGKIEPGETPEAAVIRETFEETGIPLTSVTSKGIVRLHGKETSGMYLYLADLEDRPFPTPVMTVEGILDWKSLDWILGDDNMGVISNLRHYLPIALSTEHPLLHDFHYDGHTITAYETHELIET; translated from the coding sequence ATGGATCGTTATACACTTTGTTTAATCCGCCACGCAGACCACTTTTTACTCGTCAATCGGCAAAAACGTCCGGCGATGGGCATGTGGAATGGTGTCGGTGGTAAGATCGAACCGGGCGAGACACCGGAAGCCGCCGTCATCCGCGAGACGTTTGAAGAGACAGGCATCCCGCTCACCTCAGTGACATCGAAAGGCATCGTCCGCTTACATGGGAAAGAGACTTCTGGCATGTACCTCTACCTGGCTGATTTAGAAGATCGTCCGTTTCCAACACCGGTCATGACAGTTGAAGGAATCCTCGATTGGAAATCACTCGACTGGATTTTAGGCGACGATAACATGGGTGTCATCAGCAACCTCCGGCACTACCTACCGATTGCTCTGTCGACCGAGCACCCTTTACTGCATGACTTTCATTATGATGGCCATACAATCACGGCATACGAGACACATGAATTGATTGAGACATAA
- a CDS encoding arylamine N-acetyltransferase family protein — translation MDWMKDLEQRIEFQLDAITFDQLPDLLEAFAYQLPFENTTVLEKRIRPFSDERFIETFLTERRGGVCYDLNGLLHRVLQELNCPVRLVQATVYDTKSDAWSATGPTHVAIIWNETHLLDTGFGVNLPLVPVPLNGETVHSASGSYRIINNDILEMKRTGQAEFVTGYRFDRETSITTDDLSKMEQIIQQSDASPFNKGRLVAMRTPTGQKTLTERTLRIEETTTTELPVAGPAQLEMLYNTHFLGRES, via the coding sequence ATGGATTGGATGAAAGACTTAGAACAGCGAATTGAGTTTCAGCTCGATGCAATCACGTTTGATCAATTACCTGACTTACTCGAAGCCTTCGCCTACCAGTTACCGTTCGAGAATACGACCGTCCTTGAGAAGCGCATCCGTCCGTTTAGCGACGAGCGCTTCATCGAAACGTTTCTGACAGAGCGACGCGGTGGTGTCTGTTATGACTTGAATGGACTGCTGCACCGGGTCCTGCAGGAACTGAATTGTCCCGTTCGGCTCGTTCAAGCGACTGTTTACGATACGAAGTCGGACGCCTGGTCAGCGACCGGACCGACCCATGTCGCGATCATTTGGAATGAAACACACTTGCTCGATACCGGCTTCGGCGTTAATTTACCGCTCGTCCCTGTTCCGTTGAATGGGGAGACCGTTCATTCCGCGAGCGGCAGTTACCGGATCATCAATAATGACATACTTGAGATGAAGCGAACGGGACAAGCAGAGTTTGTGACTGGATACCGGTTCGACCGCGAGACGTCCATTACAACAGATGACTTATCGAAGATGGAACAGATCATCCAGCAGAGCGACGCTTCGCCGTTCAATAAAGGTCGCCTCGTCGCGATGCGGACGCCAACCGGACAAAAGACGTTGACTGAGCGGACGTTACGGATTGAAGAAACGACGACGACCGAGTTACCGGTCGCAGGTCCCGCCCAATTAGAGATGCTGTACAACACACACTTTTTAGGACGGGAGTCGTAA
- a CDS encoding ABC transporter substrate-binding protein: protein MRRKTWMTALTLLVLSSLMLAACSGQAEQSNEKTRTITHEAGKTKVPEKPKKVVALEFSFVDALDELGITPVGIAQENKTDVSGLLGKDISFTEVGTRQQPNLEVISSLQPDLIIGDFNRHKGIYKQLQEIAPTIILKSRNATYEENIDSFKTIAEAVGKTKQMDDRLALHEERLQAAKKKVDPKDDRKVMVGVFRADSLTAHGETSFDGELLEKIGIENAVTKTAEPTVTITLEQMVKWDPDVIFMAEADPKLLKEWKDNPLWNQITAVKNGEVYEVNRDLWTRYRGLDAAEQIVDEAIQLLKQK from the coding sequence ATGAGACGGAAAACTTGGATGACAGCGTTGACGCTCCTCGTGTTGAGCAGTTTGATGCTTGCAGCTTGTTCAGGTCAAGCAGAGCAATCGAACGAAAAGACGCGGACGATCACGCACGAAGCAGGAAAAACGAAAGTACCGGAAAAGCCGAAGAAAGTCGTCGCGCTCGAATTCTCGTTCGTCGATGCATTAGATGAACTCGGCATCACACCGGTCGGGATCGCACAAGAAAACAAGACGGATGTTTCTGGATTACTCGGAAAAGACATCTCGTTCACGGAAGTCGGTACACGCCAACAACCAAACCTTGAAGTGATCAGTTCCTTGCAACCGGATTTGATCATCGGCGACTTCAACCGTCATAAAGGAATTTACAAGCAATTGCAAGAAATCGCACCGACGATCATCTTGAAGAGTCGCAATGCGACGTATGAAGAGAACATCGATTCGTTCAAGACGATTGCGGAAGCGGTCGGCAAAACGAAACAGATGGACGATCGCCTTGCCCTGCATGAAGAGCGCTTGCAGGCAGCGAAGAAGAAGGTTGATCCAAAAGATGACCGGAAAGTCATGGTCGGTGTCTTCCGCGCCGATTCACTGACAGCACACGGTGAGACGTCGTTTGACGGTGAGTTGCTCGAGAAGATCGGTATCGAGAATGCCGTTACGAAAACAGCGGAACCGACTGTGACGATCACGTTAGAGCAGATGGTCAAGTGGGATCCGGACGTCATCTTCATGGCGGAAGCTGATCCGAAGTTACTGAAAGAGTGGAAGGATAATCCGCTCTGGAATCAGATCACAGCGGTCAAAAACGGAGAAGTCTATGAAGTCAATCGTGACCTCTGGACACGTTACCGCGGTCTGGACGCTGCTGAACAAATCGTTGACGAAGCAATTCAATTGCTCAAACAGAAATAA
- a CDS encoding FecCD family ABC transporter permease — MQRKRLIFVLILLSGLAVYSSLFFGITQMNPVHLVQEWISGTTSKAGLVLTNLRLPRLLLGLLLGANLAVAGAIMQAVTRNPLASPQVFGVNAGASFLVVLSLLIFPSLGTANLLYFAFVGALLGGVLVFSFASIRGMTALKLALVGMAIHLLLTSLTKGLILFNDRITNVLYWLSGSLSDASWLELRIVLPWSLVGLILAASLAKSLAVFQLGQDVAVGLGQKVTRIRLLAGISVVLLAGVTVAVAGAIGFIGLMVPHITRRLVGEDYRIVLPVSAVIGGLLLTYADVLARFIAYPYESPVGIVTSLLGAPFFLILARRQMKGGLR; from the coding sequence GTGCAGCGGAAACGTCTGATTTTCGTACTTATCTTACTCAGTGGCTTGGCCGTTTATAGTAGCTTGTTCTTTGGTATCACACAGATGAATCCGGTCCACTTAGTGCAGGAGTGGATCAGCGGCACGACCTCTAAAGCGGGACTCGTCCTGACGAATCTGCGCTTGCCGCGTCTCTTGCTCGGATTGTTGCTCGGAGCAAACCTTGCCGTCGCTGGAGCGATCATGCAAGCTGTGACGCGGAACCCGCTCGCTTCACCACAAGTCTTTGGGGTCAATGCCGGTGCGTCGTTTCTCGTCGTCTTAAGCCTGCTCATCTTTCCGTCACTCGGGACGGCGAACTTGCTTTACTTCGCTTTTGTTGGTGCCTTACTTGGTGGCGTGCTCGTCTTTTCGTTCGCTTCGATTCGCGGGATGACGGCGTTAAAACTTGCCCTCGTCGGGATGGCAATCCATCTCTTGTTGACGTCGCTAACGAAAGGCTTGATTTTGTTCAACGACCGGATCACGAACGTCTTGTACTGGTTGTCTGGTTCGCTCAGTGATGCAAGCTGGCTCGAGCTCCGGATCGTCTTACCATGGTCGCTTGTCGGTTTGATTCTTGCGGCAAGTCTCGCGAAGTCGCTCGCCGTTTTCCAACTCGGGCAAGACGTCGCGGTCGGACTCGGACAAAAAGTGACGCGGATCCGTCTGCTTGCCGGCATCAGTGTCGTGTTACTCGCAGGCGTGACGGTTGCCGTTGCCGGAGCAATTGGCTTCATCGGTCTGATGGTGCCGCATATCACACGTCGACTCGTTGGCGAGGACTACCGAATCGTCTTACCCGTCTCTGCCGTCATCGGTGGTCTGTTGTTGACGTACGCCGATGTCCTGGCGCGCTTCATTGCCTATCCGTATGAATCACCAGTCGGCATCGTGACGTCATTGCTCGGGGCACCTTTCTTCCTTATCTTGGCACGTCGCCAGATGAAAGGGGGATTACGATGA
- a CDS encoding FecCD family ABC transporter permease: MREMRRILLVAVIVFVTSFALLSVGSIQLSLTELWQSFFGGKDAFIVQNYRLPRTVLAFLAGASFALAGVILQSVIRNPLISPDVIGVTNGASLFAVLTIALVPDGPLLLTPIAAFIGAALVMLALMMLERGGNVSRSSFALLGIAVSAICASGTEYLLIKFPLQTNDSLVWLAGSLFGKGWQQVLILAPVLVVIGAILFYRHRQLDVLSLSEEVSIGLGLPIQRTRHVFLALAVVLAGIAVATVGAIGFIGLIAPHMARRLVGHKHLAVLPMALLLGGGLLVVADALGRGIHPPLEVPAGLITAIIGVPYFLYLLRREKAA; this comes from the coding sequence ATGAGAGAGATGCGTCGGATTCTACTTGTCGCAGTAATCGTTTTCGTCACAAGCTTCGCCTTATTGTCGGTCGGTTCGATTCAGTTATCGTTAACGGAACTCTGGCAGTCGTTCTTTGGTGGAAAGGATGCTTTCATCGTCCAAAATTACCGTCTGCCGCGAACGGTCCTCGCCTTTTTAGCAGGAGCGAGTTTCGCTCTTGCCGGGGTCATCTTACAAAGCGTCATCCGTAATCCATTGATCTCACCGGACGTAATTGGGGTGACGAACGGAGCGTCTCTGTTCGCTGTTTTGACGATTGCCCTCGTGCCGGATGGTCCGCTCTTGTTGACACCGATCGCCGCCTTCATCGGAGCAGCACTCGTCATGCTGGCGTTGATGATGCTTGAGCGGGGAGGAAACGTCTCCCGCAGTTCGTTTGCGTTACTTGGTATCGCCGTTAGTGCGATCTGTGCTTCCGGAACAGAATACCTGTTGATTAAATTTCCACTTCAGACGAACGATTCACTCGTCTGGCTTGCTGGCAGTCTGTTCGGGAAAGGCTGGCAGCAGGTGTTGATCTTAGCGCCGGTGCTCGTCGTGATTGGTGCGATCCTCTTCTATCGACACCGTCAACTCGATGTCTTATCACTTAGTGAGGAAGTCAGCATTGGTCTCGGTTTACCGATTCAGCGGACGCGGCACGTCTTCTTGGCGCTCGCTGTTGTCCTAGCCGGTATTGCCGTCGCAACAGTCGGTGCAATCGGCTTCATCGGTTTGATTGCTCCACATATGGCACGCCGTCTTGTCGGACATAAACACCTCGCCGTCTTACCGATGGCGCTGTTACTCGGCGGCGGATTACTCGTCGTCGCTGATGCGCTCGGTCGCGGGATTCATCCGCCGCTTGAAGTGCCAGCCGGATTGATCACGGCGATCATCGGTGTACCGTACTTCCTGTATCTCTTACGGAGAGAGAAGGCGGCTTGA
- a CDS encoding ABC transporter ATP-binding protein — translation MSNCIHLEIQQKTFPKSNFSILKNFTLTVQSGEKLAIVGPSGVGKTSLLNILGLLDTHYEGTYTLFDSSTADLTTKQLATWRNQKIGFVLQESALIPSLTIEDNIKLPLLYANLEKDPTTLAYVKEVVHRIGIASILKKKPHECSGGQRSRAVFARAVIMKPDIILADEPTASLDTENKEKIMNLLFDLNQTVQTTIITVTHDLDVANRHDRMITLQELD, via the coding sequence ATGAGTAATTGCATTCATCTTGAAATTCAACAGAAGACGTTTCCGAAATCGAACTTTTCAATACTGAAAAACTTCACCTTGACGGTTCAATCCGGTGAAAAACTGGCGATCGTCGGTCCGTCCGGCGTGGGCAAAACATCTTTACTGAATATACTCGGACTACTTGATACGCACTATGAAGGCACCTATACACTTTTCGATTCATCTACGGCTGACTTGACCACAAAACAATTGGCCACATGGCGAAATCAAAAAATCGGATTCGTCCTCCAAGAATCCGCTTTGATCCCTTCGTTGACTATTGAAGATAATATTAAGTTACCTCTCTTATATGCTAATTTAGAGAAAGACCCAACGACGCTTGCGTACGTAAAGGAAGTCGTGCATCGCATTGGGATCGCTTCAATCTTAAAGAAGAAACCACATGAATGTTCGGGTGGTCAACGCTCACGAGCCGTCTTCGCAAGAGCCGTAATCATGAAACCTGATATCATCTTAGCAGACGAACCTACTGCTTCTTTAGATACCGAGAATAAAGAAAAGATCATGAATCTACTCTTTGACTTGAATCAAACAGTCCAGACGACAATCATCACAGTTACGCATGACCTAGATGTCGCGAATCGACATGATCGAATGATTACGCTTCAAGAACTCGACTAA
- a CDS encoding ABC transporter permease has protein sequence MVILLFAANYLTFSTVRSIISTYQGYQEMTALHDRNAFVANLDPDSNPDFDSIDIEDTQKIYQYLDQNFDYVLHSDGFVVPLKNKQDMEVQFNYINEAAYQLRDFPLSKGKPLQFEETRKQDHLPVLIGPGLAESYSLGSTIQTINPVTNKPVLLHVQGILKKNIYRSSFYAPNSKHYYNFAVFVPVDSAFIQNAGLDLHVNALMDLVLLDSSEKKMNQLRTLIHQNTGMTFNFYTQQDNYAFFKEYYSSSLMLMSLLSVALLFLVLLLSIWISFVSVRLMIKDITIHLLVGLSYATLRKLFYRYFAILFFINLVVLMSSVAYSRHLFWTTKESAFVTYGFLGLIDIDWVALAAVLVIDIVIGTIIVELTMKKIKQIPISIGVLE, from the coding sequence ATGGTTATTTTGCTTTTTGCAGCGAATTACCTGACATTCTCTACCGTTCGTTCAATCATCAGTACATATCAGGGATATCAAGAAATGACCGCCTTACATGATCGAAACGCTTTCGTAGCGAACTTAGATCCTGATAGTAATCCCGACTTTGACAGCATCGACATCGAAGATACTCAAAAAATTTATCAATACTTAGATCAAAATTTCGACTACGTTCTCCATTCGGATGGGTTCGTCGTTCCATTAAAGAATAAGCAGGACATGGAAGTTCAATTCAACTACATAAACGAAGCCGCTTATCAGTTAAGAGATTTTCCATTATCTAAAGGAAAACCTCTCCAATTTGAGGAGACAAGGAAACAAGATCACTTACCTGTCTTGATTGGTCCCGGTCTAGCGGAATCGTATTCTCTCGGTTCTACGATCCAAACGATCAATCCCGTTACGAACAAACCTGTCCTGTTACATGTGCAAGGCATATTAAAGAAAAATATCTATCGGTCTAGCTTCTATGCTCCGAATTCGAAGCATTACTATAACTTTGCAGTGTTTGTTCCCGTTGATTCAGCGTTTATTCAAAATGCCGGTCTTGACCTCCACGTCAATGCTTTGATGGATCTCGTACTGCTCGATTCATCCGAGAAAAAAATGAACCAGCTAAGAACACTTATTCATCAAAATACAGGTATGACATTCAATTTCTATACACAACAAGACAACTATGCATTTTTTAAGGAATACTACAGCAGTTCGCTGATGCTCATGAGTCTGCTATCTGTCGCGTTGCTATTCCTTGTTCTCCTGTTAAGCATTTGGATCAGCTTCGTCAGTGTTCGCCTGATGATCAAGGATATTACGATTCATCTACTCGTCGGACTGAGTTACGCCACTCTCCGAAAATTGTTCTATCGTTACTTCGCAATTCTATTTTTCATCAACCTAGTCGTCTTAATGTCTTCAGTCGCTTATAGCCGTCATCTATTTTGGACGACCAAAGAGTCCGCTTTCGTCACGTACGGATTCCTCGGTTTGATCGATATCGATTGGGTTGCTTTAGCAGCAGTTCTTGTGATCGATATCGTCATCGGTACGATCATCGTCGAACTGACGATGAAAAAAATAAAGCAGATTCCAATCTCAATAGGAGTGTTAGAATGA
- a CDS encoding ABC transporter ATP-binding protein: MMLALRATNLTKQYGNKTVVNQLNLEIKQGAIFGFLGQNGAGKSTFINMITGLVRPTSGTFELLGAPNDSLKDVRTRIGVLPDYSTFYENFTALDHLKYFSKVLGLKTTTDELKQLLRDVQLEDAIDVKTKNYSFGMKKKLGIAQALINRPEILFLDEPTSGVDANSILGIHTLIRKIAADGTTIFLTSHNLDEVEKLCTEIAIMQDGTIQTQGTMEELREQHEKNITVHVKHAPLDNDTQQHLQTKLSTLAKDVNVSSTHSTFIVQSEHDIATINSYLVSQHVNVYRLEVEEASLEEIFLNLGMEKRTA; encoded by the coding sequence ATGATGCTAGCCCTTCGCGCAACCAATCTAACGAAACAGTACGGCAATAAGACCGTCGTCAACCAGTTGAATCTCGAAATCAAACAAGGGGCCATCTTCGGCTTCCTTGGTCAAAATGGCGCCGGTAAATCAACATTCATCAACATGATCACAGGTCTTGTCCGTCCGACATCCGGAACGTTCGAGTTACTCGGAGCACCGAACGATTCCTTGAAGGACGTCCGAACTCGAATCGGCGTCCTGCCGGATTACTCGACCTTTTACGAAAACTTCACGGCGCTCGATCACTTGAAGTATTTCAGCAAAGTCCTCGGTCTGAAGACGACGACGGACGAGTTAAAGCAACTCCTCCGTGATGTCCAACTCGAAGACGCCATCGATGTAAAAACGAAGAACTACTCGTTCGGGATGAAAAAAAAGCTCGGGATCGCCCAAGCCCTGATTAATCGACCGGAAATCCTGTTTTTAGATGAACCGACGTCTGGCGTTGATGCCAACTCGATTCTCGGGATTCATACGTTGATTCGCAAGATCGCAGCAGACGGAACGACGATTTTCTTAACGTCTCATAACTTAGACGAGGTCGAAAAACTGTGTACGGAGATTGCGATCATGCAGGACGGAACGATTCAGACGCAAGGCACGATGGAGGAGTTACGGGAACAACATGAGAAGAACATCACCGTTCACGTAAAACATGCACCGCTCGATAATGATACACAACAACATCTGCAGACCAAGTTGTCGACACTTGCGAAAGACGTCAACGTCTCCTCTACTCACTCGACGTTCATCGTCCAAAGTGAACACGATATTGCTACGATCAATAGCTACCTCGTCTCGCAACACGTTAACGTGTATCGACTCGAAGTTGAGGAAGCGTCGTTGGAAGAGATCTTCTTGAATTTAGGTATGGAAAAACGTACCGCTTGA
- a CDS encoding ABC transporter permease, with translation MFAITLREFKSLFQSIRAILIIAVLFGVTIGSAKLVSQFKGQLSDLGLGDNAYIIGLMLLLFLASPLFVTSISHSSVNKEIESKTIRFLATKTSRENIIFGKFLGNVSFWVLCLTVALLLIVPFSKSFSIVDLIQSIIFVSYFIGLSLFLSTVVNSSAMTMFVGIFISIALPVIGMWSLISKNVIVDTLSYLTPYYYYTQENTAYTYLVLIHIAVFVIASLMIFKRRDL, from the coding sequence ATGTTCGCGATTACACTTCGAGAATTTAAATCGCTTTTCCAAAGTATTCGAGCCATCCTGATCATCGCCGTCTTGTTCGGTGTGACGATTGGTTCTGCTAAACTCGTCAGCCAGTTCAAAGGACAACTCAGTGATCTCGGTCTAGGTGACAATGCCTATATCATCGGTTTGATGCTGCTTCTGTTCTTAGCATCTCCTTTATTCGTGACGAGTATTTCTCATAGTAGCGTCAACAAAGAGATTGAATCGAAGACGATTCGTTTTCTTGCGACGAAAACATCTCGTGAGAACATCATTTTCGGAAAGTTTTTAGGCAACGTTTCGTTCTGGGTCCTCTGTCTGACAGTTGCCCTCTTGTTGATCGTTCCGTTTTCAAAATCGTTCTCGATCGTCGATTTGATCCAAAGCATCATCTTCGTCTCTTACTTCATCGGTCTGTCGCTGTTTCTTTCGACAGTCGTCAACAGCTCTGCAATGACGATGTTCGTCGGTATCTTCATCTCGATCGCGCTTCCGGTCATTGGGATGTGGAGTCTTATTTCGAAGAATGTCATCGTTGATACGTTGTCTTACTTGACGCCCTATTATTACTATACGCAAGAAAACACTGCATACACGTATCTTGTCTTGATCCATATCGCCGTCTTCGTCATCGCGAGCTTGATGATCTTTAAAAGGAGAGATTTATGA
- a CDS encoding DUF4064 domain-containing protein, which yields MKRTTEYIFAVIGIVLFGSLCLGGFLLSGSIADHAGMKELVDQFIQDENITDVTSTQILTSFQQFFLYLGAVSLLCTIGGIVSIVRIRKNGSAGKMLIITAILGGIFTLLAGVFGSIAYLIAGITNVTKNKKIARQY from the coding sequence TTGAAAAGAACAACGGAATACATATTTGCTGTCATCGGTATCGTCTTGTTTGGATCATTATGTTTAGGTGGGTTTCTATTGTCTGGATCGATTGCGGATCACGCTGGCATGAAGGAGTTGGTCGATCAATTCATCCAGGATGAGAACATTACGGATGTCACGTCTACCCAAATCCTCACATCCTTCCAACAATTCTTCTTGTACCTTGGTGCCGTCTCTCTCTTATGTACGATAGGTGGAATCGTCTCGATCGTCCGGATTCGCAAAAACGGTTCAGCAGGAAAGATGTTGATCATTACTGCAATTCTCGGTGGGATCTTCACATTACTCGCCGGTGTCTTTGGTTCAATCGCTTATTTGATTGCCGGTATCACTAACGTCACGAAGAATAAAAAGATAGCACGACAATACTAA
- a CDS encoding DUF2089 family protein, whose product MKKDDVPDWVLSLELEEMEFVKKFIVSSGSLKELAKHYDVSYPTVRIRVDRIIQKIEVNEKIENEPFIAYIKQMAIEDRITIEDAKKIIEKYRLERGNNQ is encoded by the coding sequence ATGAAAAAAGATGATGTTCCAGATTGGGTTTTATCTCTAGAATTGGAAGAGATGGAATTCGTTAAAAAATTCATCGTAAGCTCGGGTTCTTTGAAAGAACTGGCGAAACATTATGATGTCTCCTATCCCACAGTCCGGATTCGCGTCGATCGGATCATTCAGAAAATCGAAGTGAATGAGAAAATCGAGAATGAACCGTTCATCGCATACATTAAACAAATGGCTATCGAAGACCGGATCACGATTGAAGATGCCAAAAAAATCATCGAAAAATATCGACTTGAGAGGGGTAACAATCAATGA